TACGCCGAATTGACGGTCTTCTGCAATCCGATTCAGCAACCTCCGGATTTCATCTTCCGGTACGTTACGTGAAACCGCAACGCGATGCAATTGATACAGCGCGGCGGCATAAGAAATGTGTGGATCAAGTCCGCTGCCGGACATTGTAACCAAATCCACCGGAACCGGTTTCACATTTATGCTGTCGGCTACTTGCAGAGCGGCAATTCGTTGTGTTACCGCACTGACCAGCGCTGGATTCGTCGGACCTAAATTTGAGCCACTCGAGCTTGCGCCATTATAAGGAACCGACTCTGTTGCCGACGGCCGCCCCCAAAAGTAGGCGTGATCGGTAAAACTCTGACCAATGAGTTTTGATCCAATCGGTACGCCATTTTCAAGCAGGATACTGCCATTCGCTTGACGCGAAAATGCCGTTTGACCTACCAATGTGACTAAGAACGGATACAGAATTCCTGTGAGAATTGTAAGAACAAGAAGCATTAGTAATGATTGCTTGCAAAGCTGTTTCATACTCACCTCAAATTTACCCTTTCTGAGTCATTAGATGACTTAGAGTATACCAAAACCAGAAATGATTAAATCGATAACCTTGATGCCAAGGAACGGAACGAGCAATCCGCCGACGCCATACACCAACAGGTTGCGACGCAGCGCTTGCGAGGCGGGCATCAGCCGATACTTCACCCCTTTTAATGCGAGTGGTATCAGAAAAACGATGATGATTGCATTGAACATCACAGCCGATAGAATCGCGCTTTGCGGAGAAGCGAGATGCATAATGTTTAATGCATTTAATGCTGGATACGTTGTGGCAAATGCCGCCGGAATGATGGCAAAGTACTTCGCAACATCATTTGTGATACTAAAAGTGGTTAACGCGCCACGGGTCATTAAAAGCTGTTTGCCGATTTGGGTTACTTCGATCAACTTTGTTGGATTGGAATCCAAATCGACCATGTTCCCAGCTTCCTTCGCCGCCTGCGTACCGGAATTCATAGCGACTGCGACATCCGCTTGCGCCAATGCTGGGGCGTCGTTTGTACCGTCGCCACACATTGCTACCAGATGCCCTTCGGATTGATACTGTCGAATTAACTTTAGTTTCGCTTCAGGAGTCGCTTCCGCCAGAAAACTGTCTACACCGGCTTCCGCAGCGATTGCCGCGGCAGTAATCGGGTTGTCGCCAGTGATCATCACTGTCTTGATGCCAATCCTTCGCAATTGGGCAAACCGTTCCTGAATCCCACCTTTGACAATGTCCTTCAATTGAATGACGCCCAGTACCCGACTGTCCTCCGCTACCACCAAAGGCGTTCCACCCGTTTGTGCGACCCGGTTGACGGTATCGCGAACGTCTTGGGGAAACAGTCCACCTTTTTGCGCGACATATTTTTCAATCGCGTCGGCAGCACCTTTTCGTATTTCCTTACCGTTCAAATCAACGCCACTCATCCGGGTATTCGCCGAAAACGTTAAAAACCGCGCTCCGAGTTTTGCGATTTCCCGTTCCCGGATACCATACTTTTCTTTCGCCAATACAACGATACTTCTCCCCTCCGGAGTTTCATCCGCCAGTGATGCCATTTGTGCGGCATCAGCAAGCTCACTCTCTTTCGCACCGTTCGCCGTAATGAAGGCGGTTGCTTGCCGGTTGCCTAAAGTGATCGTGCCAGTTTTATCTAATAGCAGCACATTGACGTCTCCCGCCGCTTCGACGGCACGACCGGACATTGCCATTACATTCGCTTGACTTAGCCGGTTCATTCCGGCGATGCCGATAGCGGATAGCAGTGCGCCAATTGTGGTCGGTGCCAGACAAACCAGTAAGGCAACCAATGCGGTGATGGTAATAACACTGCCCGACCCCGCTTCTTGTACACTATAAATTGAATAGGGCAAGAGCGTTGCCGTTACCAATAAAAAAATGATGGTCATTGCCGCGAGAAAAATGTTGAGCGCAATTTCGTTGGGAGTCTTTTGCCGTTTTGCCCCTTCTACCATAGCAATCATTTTATCAAGAAAAGACTCACCAGGCTTGGCAGTTACACGAACAACCAACCAATCCGACAGTACCCGTGTGCCGCCGGTAACCGAACTGCGGTCGCCGCCGCTTTCGCGAATTACCGGTGCACTTTCTCCGGTTATCGCACTTTCGTCGATCGATGCTACTCCTTCGATCACTTCACCATCGGAAGGAATTAGGTCACCAACTTCGACTAAAAAAACATCATCTTTGGTGAGTTGTATCGCCGGGACTAAAGTGTACTTTGCTTCGCGTTGTGGCGAAGATAGTTTTTTTGCAGGAACATCGCGCCGCGCACTCCGCAGTGTAGCGGCTTGTGCTCGTCCCCTGCCTTCGGCGACCGCTTCCGCGAAGTTGGCGAATAGGACAGTAATCCACAACCACAGGGAGATTGCGAAAATGAACCCGGCAGGTGCTTCGCCGGTTCCAACTATTGCTTGTGCAAAAAGCAGTGTCGTCAGTATACTTCCGACGAATACTACAAACATCACAGGATTCCGGATTTGGGTGCGAGGATTCAACTTGCGAAAGGAATCGACCACCGCCTGTTTCAAAAAGGAGCGATCAAGAATGCCACTCGATGCTTCATTTTTCTTCGACATGATTTCTCCTATTGCCACAACTGCAAATGTTCAACGATTGGACCTAACGCTAACGCAGGAAAAAAGCTAAGCGCACCGACAACCAGAATTACCGCCGACAAAACAACTACGAACAGCCAACCGTGAGTCGGAAAAGTGCCGGGACCTGCGGGAACGCTTCGCTTTTGCACCATCGAACCGGCAATCGCCAATACGGGAATAATCACCATAAATCGACCGAGCATCATCGCAATTCCTAAAGCGACATTGTAGAAATTGGTGTTCGCCGATAGTCCGCCGAATGCGCTGCCGTTGTTGTTTGCCGCCGAAGAAAACGCGTAAAGAATCTCGCTGAATCCATGCGCACCGGGATTGTAAACCGAAGCTTTCGCAGCCGGTAACAATACCGCGATTGCGGTACCGATCAGTACCAGCGCGATGGGAACCAGTAGAACAATCGACGCCATTTTCATCTCAAACGCTTCGATTTTCTTCCCTAAGTATTCCGGTGTTCGACCAACCATCAATCCTGCGATAAACACCGCGACGATGACGAATATGAGCATGCCGTAGAGACCTGATCCGACACCGCCAAACACAATTTCCCCCAACTGCATCAGCAACATCGGCGCTAATCCACCCAAAGGTGTAAAGGAATCGTGCATCGCATTGACCGAACCGTTCGACACCGCAGTGGTTGCCGTCGCCCAGATAGCCGAATTAACCACACCGAACCGCACTTCCTTCCCTTCCATGTTACCACCCGGTTGTTGATCTGTCGAAGATTGATCGACTCCTAAAGTGGTAAGACGAGGATTCCCGGTAACTTCCTGCTCTACTGCAACCGCAAGAAATCCGAGCAGCAATACAAACATTACTATCAGCAACGCATTGCCTTGCCGTTTATCGCCTACCATCTTGCCAAATGTGAAACACAAAGCCGCCGGAATCAGGAGAATTACAAGCATTTCTAACAGATTCGATAACGGAGTCGGGTTCTCAAACGGATGGGCTGAGTTCACGTTGAAGAAACCACCGCCGTTCGTGCCTAACTGCTTGATCGCGATTTGCGATGCAGCAGGTCCTAATGGGAGTGTCTGGTGTGTGGTCGCAGAGCCGGAGGTGTCGGGGATCGCCTCGACCAGTTGAACCGATTGATAAGATTGAAATGTTTGTGGTACACCTTGCCAGATTAATGCAACGGCAAGAACAAATGACAACGGCAGTAATACATAGAGCGTGGAGCGTACCAGATCTACCCAAAAGTTTCCCAAAGTGGTTGCTGTCTTTCGCGCTAACCCGCGGATGAGCGCAGCCATTGCCGCCATGCCGGTTGCCGCCGATACGAAATTCTGTACACCCAATCCCACCATTTGGGAGAAGTAACTCATCGTCGTTTCGCCACCATATGCCTGCCAATTGGTATTCGTAACAAAACTGACGGCAGTATTGAATGCAAGTGCGATTTGAACCATTCCAAATTGCTGCGGATTGAGGGGAAGCATGCCTTGCAACAAGAGCATCGCAAACAACGCAATGAATCCAAACAAATTGAACAGCAGCAAGACTATCGTGTAACTTTTCCAACTCATTTCCTGCGATTGATCTACTTGAGTAATCCGGTAAATCAATCGTTCGATGGGTTGCAATACACGGTTGAGCGATGTGTATTCGCTTGAGTACACTCGTGCGATGTAGATGCCAAGCGGCTTGGCAAGCAGCAGTAACGACACTAAGAATATGCCGATCTGTAAGTATTCTAAAGGTGGCATTAGAATTTCTCCGCATGAAACAACGCAACGAGCAAATAGCTGACAGCAAAACTGCGACGATTGCTGCAATGATATACAACCAAGCCATCGAATAGTCTCCTTTACTTGCTTCACTTGTTTCCGAGCAACCGAGACATAATCCGATTGTGCAACGTCGCTATCGGGATAAGAAGCAGTTAGCCAATGATCGTTTACTAAATGTTCTCCTTCAATTTCACTATCCTTACTGAAGAAGTATCGAATGCATAACGTGAATACGGAAAGTTTACTTTCGATCATGTAAAGAAGAAATGCCAGTAGACTCGATATCTTGTAATAAAACTGTAAAAATAACGAGCAGCTCCTGCGCTACTTTCTCAGAAATGCAGTTTATAAAGGAAATCGAACACCGAATACAAGCTTCAATGTGTTCGTCACAACAAACAAGCTTAGTTCTTTGATAGTGATAGATTTGGTCAGGTGTTTTATCATCGATTTGGAATTAATGTCATCATCGGCGGTTCACCGGAATATCAGTGAAGTACCAAACCAGTTTTCTCCAGTTTGATCGACATCCCAGAATCGATAAACTGAGTTTGGCGCTGAAATAGACAGTTAGCAGGCATTGGTGGTGTTGGCTGATAACGAACTGTAACAGTGGTTAACGAAGTTCCTGATGTTCCTGGGAATCAATGGTAATCGGTGGTTGATTCGCTCTGCCCAAGTTGTTTGGTAGAGCAGGTTTCCACATTGTAAGATTTACACCGGATCCCGATGCCGTTACACCACCGGAGGTATAAGAAGTTCCGTTATCGGTTAAGGTCGCTTCATTCACATGAACAACGCGGACTGTTGTATTCGTCGATGCACTGACGGTGTCCAACTATTGGTACCTGTTACGCACTAACGGTACCTAAGTTCGTCCAATTTCCTGCCGGGTAGTTAGAATTCATACCTACATTCATATTGCCGGTTAAAGGGTAGTATGCCAGCAAACCGAAAGTTGGTTGGGCGTATGAAGTTAGTGCAACAAGAAGCAAAACGCTTTTCGTCGCAAGGGTTTACGAAACATTCTCCAACTTTCCAGCTCACTTTATTCAAGCTATTCTCATCATAGAGGGAGTATGATTTGCTCGTTATCGACAAGATCAAGGTTCGCGACTTCCTCAATTATTCGCGGGATTACGTTAAAGAAATAAGCCCTTCCCAGTTGGAAGGGCTTATTATTGTGACAACAATCGGTAAGATGACTTACTTCATCAGCACCATCTTCTTAACGCTGCTAAACCCATCAGTCGTTAGCGAATAGTAGTAGGTACCTGTCGGTAAATGGGCAGCAGTAAACTCAACCTGATACATATTGGGAGTTTGATACTCGTCCACCAATCTCGCCACCTCTTGTCCCATCAGATTATAAACAAACAGCCTAACATGTCCCTCCTTTTGGATACCGTAGGAAATGCAAGTCTTAGGGTTAAACGGATTCGGATAGTTCTGATCAAGCGTATACATGATCGGAATCTCTCCAAAAGCCTGCATCGCCGGGGTTTCTGATACGACAAAGTGGTTCATGTGTTCAATGCCGTCAAGCGAAACATCTGCGATGCGGTAGAAATATGTTGTCCCGTTAATAACACGCTCATCCGTATAGGTATAATCAATTCGCGTTGAAGAGTTCCCATGACCGAAAACTCTGGTTATCAACTCACCTCGCTCATTTGCAAATGTAGAACGATAGATATTGAAATGCGCATTATTCCTTTCACTCTCAGTGCGCCAATTCAGGATAATCCTGCCATCGCCAGTTACTGCATTAAATGACGCCAACTCCACTGGCAAAATCGTGACTGAACCTAATGCCCATGACGAGAACTCATTCACATTGGGAACCAGCACTTCAAATGCGCCGCCAATAGGTGTAACAGATAAACCACTTGCATACTCCATCCATGTTGCCCCTTCGTCCGTGGAACGTGCAACTGCGAGTAGCCCGCTTCGAAGATTGTTGACGTCTTCTGCTGCGGTAAACCGAAATGTTAAGTCTGCTCCGAATTCGGAACCGCCAGTCTGGTCTATTGTCCAGAACCGCTCTATCGAAGATTCTGGGAGAAAAGGCGGGTTCTCTGGTATTGGCGGAGTAGCACAATAGAGTACATTGATGGATGAGGGGGTTACCCCCGATGCTCCCGGGAAGACAATCGATAACGGCGGTAGGTTGGCGGTTCCAGGATCGCTTGGCAGTGAAGGTGTCCAAGGCAACATTGCTCCACCGGTGCCCACAACAGGTATGCCACCTGATGTGTACGTTACCCCAAGCCCAGTCAAAATAATACTACACGGCGTATATCCTGTGAAATAATTAAAGGCAA
The bacterium DNA segment above includes these coding regions:
- the kdpB gene encoding potassium-transporting ATPase subunit KdpB, which translates into the protein MSKKNEASSGILDRSFLKQAVVDSFRKLNPRTQIRNPVMFVVFVGSILTTLLFAQAIVGTGEAPAGFIFAISLWLWITVLFANFAEAVAEGRGRAQAATLRSARRDVPAKKLSSPQREAKYTLVPAIQLTKDDVFLVEVGDLIPSDGEVIEGVASIDESAITGESAPVIRESGGDRSSVTGGTRVLSDWLVVRVTAKPGESFLDKMIAMVEGAKRQKTPNEIALNIFLAAMTIIFLLVTATLLPYSIYSVQEAGSGSVITITALVALLVCLAPTTIGALLSAIGIAGMNRLSQANVMAMSGRAVEAAGDVNVLLLDKTGTITLGNRQATAFITANGAKESELADAAQMASLADETPEGRSIVVLAKEKYGIREREIAKLGARFLTFSANTRMSGVDLNGKEIRKGAADAIEKYVAQKGGLFPQDVRDTVNRVAQTGGTPLVVAEDSRVLGVIQLKDIVKGGIQERFAQLRRIGIKTVMITGDNPITAAAIAAEAGVDSFLAEATPEAKLKLIRQYQSEGHLVAMCGDGTNDAPALAQADVAVAMNSGTQAAKEAGNMVDLDSNPTKLIEVTQIGKQLLMTRGALTTFSITNDVAKYFAIIPAAFATTYPALNALNIMHLASPQSAILSAVMFNAIIIVFLIPLALKGVKYRLMPASQALRRNLLVYGVGGLLVPFLGIKVIDLIISGFGIL
- the kdpA gene encoding potassium-transporting ATPase subunit KdpA — encoded protein: MPPLEYLQIGIFLVSLLLLAKPLGIYIARVYSSEYTSLNRVLQPIERLIYRITQVDQSQEMSWKSYTIVLLLFNLFGFIALFAMLLLQGMLPLNPQQFGMVQIALAFNTAVSFVTNTNWQAYGGETTMSYFSQMVGLGVQNFVSAATGMAAMAALIRGLARKTATTLGNFWVDLVRSTLYVLLPLSFVLAVALIWQGVPQTFQSYQSVQLVEAIPDTSGSATTHQTLPLGPAASQIAIKQLGTNGGGFFNVNSAHPFENPTPLSNLLEMLVILLIPAALCFTFGKMVGDKRQGNALLIVMFVLLLGFLAVAVEQEVTGNPRLTTLGVDQSSTDQQPGGNMEGKEVRFGVVNSAIWATATTAVSNGSVNAMHDSFTPLGGLAPMLLMQLGEIVFGGVGSGLYGMLIFVIVAVFIAGLMVGRTPEYLGKKIEAFEMKMASIVLLVPIALVLIGTAIAVLLPAAKASVYNPGAHGFSEILYAFSSAANNNGSAFGGLSANTNFYNVALGIAMMLGRFMVIIPVLAIAGSMVQKRSVPAGPGTFPTHGWLFVVVLSAVILVVGALSFFPALALGPIVEHLQLWQ
- the kdpC gene encoding potassium-transporting ATPase subunit KdpC, encoding MKQLCKQSLLMLLVLTILTGILYPFLVTLVGQTAFSRQANGSILLENGVPIGSKLIGQSFTDHAYFWGRPSATESVPYNGASSSGSNLGPTNPALVSAVTQRIAALQVADSINVKPVPVDLVTMSGSGLDPHISYAAALYQLHRVAVSRNVPEDEIRRLLNRIAEDRQFGVLGEPRVNVLILNIALDRQFQVARTQSSRGSTTTKLRRFTRLVKT